In the Peptoclostridium acidaminophilum DSM 3953 genome, one interval contains:
- the yycI gene encoding two-component system regulatory protein YycI codes for MDWAKAKFILIIAFIITNLFLGYSYYKTKSIAQNESFSDSEYKEYVEMLLEKKSIKLSANVPEYEQRLGPILVKYELPEQSMYETLVKDQGAAYEVEDGNKSVLTFGMKLKKHDVESAVDYANGFLKLHGLDRQDIKLKNAFENPEYIEVTYVGDYEGYFLEKSYMSFRFYKDGSLKVERLWLTPEKESFPKRRPISPYEAIVKIYPELDKSSDISDISLGYYFKLGETMNIKDTKTAKAFPAWRITLSDGTEKYVSALDF; via the coding sequence ATGGACTGGGCAAAGGCTAAATTCATACTAATAATTGCATTCATAATAACAAATCTTTTTCTGGGATACAGTTATTACAAAACCAAAAGCATTGCACAAAACGAAAGCTTCTCCGACAGCGAATACAAGGAGTATGTAGAGATGCTTCTGGAGAAGAAGAGCATAAAGCTAAGCGCCAACGTTCCGGAGTATGAGCAAAGGCTCGGCCCGATTCTAGTGAAATATGAACTGCCGGAGCAGAGCATGTACGAGACGCTTGTGAAAGATCAGGGAGCGGCGTATGAAGTGGAAGACGGCAACAAGTCGGTACTCACGTTTGGGATGAAGCTTAAAAAGCATGATGTCGAAAGCGCAGTCGATTATGCAAATGGATTCTTGAAGCTTCATGGGCTGGACCGTCAAGACATAAAGCTGAAGAATGCCTTTGAAAATCCGGAATATATTGAAGTTACATATGTCGGCGATTATGAAGGCTATTTTTTGGAAAAAAGCTATATGAGCTTCAGGTTCTACAAAGACGGGAGCCTTAAAGTAGAAAGGCTATGGCTCACACCTGAAAAGGAAAGCTTCCCCAAGAGGAGGCCCATATCGCCATACGAGGCCATAGTAAAGATATATCCAGAGCTTGATAAATCAAGCGACATAAGTGACATAAGCCTTGGATATTATTTCAAGTTGGGGGAAACAATGAACATAAAGGATACTAAAACAGCAAAGGCTTTTCCAGCATGGCGGATTACACTCTCGGACGGCACTGAAAAGTATGTTTCAGCCCTTGATTTTTAA
- a CDS encoding DnaD domain protein — protein MFYKEKSDISFGQTPIDNIFIDIFMPMSNGAFVMVYILGYRYACQLGELENPPGNIMIARNLGIPLSDVLGAWNFWEERGLIKKHPNSSSDESDYSVEFMDLKKLYLEKIMPGAQKPKSERIGVDDLILLNENESIQSMFNFINETISRELVPNEKRKILEVMEKYNMTCDVVKMAYTQAVSKKGIKNISYVESILRNWYDLKITNIQQLEEHLGRQSDKLSLYREVFKALGFARTPSAEEKKVMDFWADNMQFDIKLILKACSRSKNTSNPSIAYINGILKNWHEKGIATVEDAEREIEARAKKQQPAGRQKSADRPATNPYKTKFHFEDERSSKYTQDELEKMILESQKKKFK, from the coding sequence ATGTTTTACAAGGAAAAAAGCGATATCAGCTTTGGGCAGACGCCTATTGACAATATATTCATAGACATATTCATGCCCATGTCAAACGGCGCTTTTGTCATGGTATATATTCTAGGCTACCGCTATGCGTGCCAATTGGGCGAGCTTGAGAATCCTCCTGGCAACATTATGATTGCCAGGAATCTTGGCATCCCCCTTTCTGATGTGCTGGGTGCGTGGAATTTCTGGGAGGAGCGGGGTCTCATAAAAAAACACCCCAACTCTTCCTCTGACGAATCGGACTACAGCGTAGAATTTATGGACCTCAAAAAGCTCTATCTGGAAAAGATCATGCCGGGTGCCCAAAAGCCCAAAAGCGAAAGGATAGGCGTGGACGATCTTATTCTTCTCAATGAAAACGAGAGCATACAATCAATGTTCAACTTCATAAACGAGACAATATCCAGGGAGCTTGTGCCGAACGAAAAGCGCAAGATACTCGAGGTGATGGAAAAGTATAACATGACCTGCGACGTAGTCAAGATGGCTTATACTCAAGCCGTGTCAAAAAAAGGCATAAAAAACATCAGCTATGTAGAGTCCATACTGCGTAACTGGTATGATCTTAAAATAACAAATATTCAGCAGCTCGAGGAGCATCTTGGCCGCCAGAGCGACAAACTCTCACTCTACAGAGAGGTTTTCAAGGCACTTGGATTTGCGCGGACTCCCTCTGCTGAGGAAAAAAAGGTCATGGATTTCTGGGCCGACAACATGCAATTTGATATCAAGCTCATACTTAAAGCCTGCTCCAGGTCAAAAAATACGTCCAATCCGTCCATCGCGTATATAAACGGCATACTCAAAAACTGGCATGAAAAGGGCATAGCGACAGTTGAAGATGCTGAGCGTGAAATCGAAGCGCGAGCAAAAAAACAACAGCCGGCCGGACGTCAAAAATCCGCCGATAGACCTGCCACAAATCCTTACAAGACAAAATTTCATTTTGAGGATGAACGAAGCTCCAAATATACTCAGGACGAGCTCGAGAAAATGATTCTTGAAAGCCAGAAAAAAAAGTTTAAGTAG
- the yycF gene encoding response regulator YycF — MGKKILVVEDEKPIADILRFNLEKEGYSVETAYDGEEAIKKAWEFEPELVLLDIMIPKHDGFQVCKKIREKFSMPIIIVTAKEDEVDKVLGLELGADDYITKPFSVRELVARVKANLRRMDMSLSNEKHGDVLNFGELTIDMVKYEVRKGDDVLELTVREFELLKFLAIQKEQVFSREQLLEKVWGYEYYGDIRTVDVTVRRLREKIEEDASNPKYIVTRRGVGYYFKGE; from the coding sequence ATGGGAAAAAAGATACTAGTTGTAGAGGATGAAAAGCCTATCGCGGACATTTTAAGATTCAACCTCGAAAAGGAAGGCTACAGCGTAGAGACGGCATATGACGGGGAAGAGGCAATTAAAAAAGCTTGGGAATTCGAGCCGGAGCTTGTCCTGCTCGACATAATGATACCAAAGCATGATGGATTCCAAGTGTGCAAGAAGATAAGAGAGAAATTTTCGATGCCTATAATAATTGTAACCGCCAAGGAAGACGAGGTCGACAAGGTCTTGGGTCTCGAGCTGGGGGCTGATGACTATATCACAAAGCCCTTCAGCGTAAGAGAACTAGTTGCCAGGGTCAAGGCGAATCTGAGAAGGATGGATATGTCTTTGTCAAATGAAAAGCATGGCGATGTGCTTAACTTCGGGGAGCTTACGATAGACATGGTAAAATATGAAGTGAGAAAGGGAGATGATGTGCTCGAGCTGACAGTCAGAGAATTCGAGCTGCTCAAATTCCTTGCCATACAGAAGGAGCAGGTGTTTTCAAGGGAGCAGTTGCTTGAAAAAGTTTGGGGCTATGAATATTATGGTGATATAAGAACGGTGGATGTCACGGTAAGGCGTCTTAGGGAAAAGATAGAAGAGGACGCTTCGAATCCGAAGTATATAGTTACAAGGCGCGGGGTGGGATACTACTTCAAGGGGGAATAG
- a CDS encoding M23 family metallopeptidase, whose protein sequence is MKNTLLNRVATGAKKASESITTLIKNSRLTDMLPEQMRGGNMPAYMAAGTCAVAISAAAFFATMDYELYIDGKAVGAVDKKAQVYEAIENIKRSVPKTLGSDIKLGQKIEFKVVHVPDSELLNAADLEKKIKSGIDLQVEAYGIKAQGKLVVALKSEAEAKKVLELIKQPYTAKQDNTLSINTDFLQKVEIKKLQADIALVKTPQNAVEYIKNGGHELHTYSVQPGDTTWSISEKFKIDVSQIQDANPGTNIENLQIGQTISLSLPKPLISVKTTENIAYEERIPYNVVYEDTSAMYKGDKKMKAEGEEGLKKVQAKQVKIDGVIASTTVTSEDIIKAPKDNIIVQGIKERPKTLAFGAFITPTRGRLTSPFGRRWGRMHTGIDIAGPIGTPIVAADGGKVTFAGWKDGYGKIIIINHENGYQTYYGHCSSFSVKAGDRVYRGQNIGAVGNTGRSTGPHLHFEVRKNGTPVNPSKYI, encoded by the coding sequence ATGAAAAATACACTTTTAAATAGAGTGGCTACAGGCGCAAAAAAAGCCTCGGAAAGCATCACGACACTGATAAAAAACTCCAGGCTTACAGACATGCTGCCGGAGCAAATGCGAGGAGGCAATATGCCTGCATACATGGCAGCCGGAACGTGTGCAGTAGCTATTTCGGCTGCGGCATTTTTCGCTACTATGGATTATGAGCTCTACATAGACGGCAAGGCTGTAGGCGCAGTCGACAAGAAAGCGCAGGTATATGAGGCCATAGAAAACATCAAAAGAAGCGTTCCAAAGACGCTTGGGAGCGATATAAAGCTGGGCCAGAAGATAGAGTTCAAGGTAGTGCATGTGCCAGACAGCGAGCTGCTGAACGCTGCAGATCTTGAAAAGAAGATAAAATCCGGAATAGACCTTCAGGTGGAAGCATACGGCATAAAAGCGCAAGGCAAGCTTGTAGTGGCGCTAAAGAGCGAAGCTGAGGCAAAGAAGGTGCTTGAACTTATAAAACAGCCGTATACGGCAAAGCAAGACAATACATTGAGCATCAATACTGATTTTCTTCAAAAGGTGGAAATAAAGAAGCTTCAGGCGGACATAGCGCTAGTTAAAACTCCGCAAAATGCCGTGGAATACATAAAAAATGGCGGACATGAGCTTCATACATACAGTGTGCAACCGGGAGATACAACATGGAGCATATCAGAAAAATTCAAAATTGACGTTTCGCAGATACAAGATGCAAATCCTGGCACCAACATCGAAAATCTCCAGATAGGGCAGACTATAAGCCTTAGCCTTCCAAAACCCCTTATAAGCGTGAAGACCACTGAAAATATAGCATATGAAGAGCGCATACCATACAATGTGGTTTACGAGGACACAAGTGCGATGTACAAAGGCGACAAGAAGATGAAAGCCGAGGGCGAAGAGGGTCTCAAGAAAGTCCAGGCAAAGCAGGTCAAGATAGACGGCGTCATAGCATCTACAACAGTCACAAGCGAAGACATAATCAAGGCACCAAAGGACAATATAATAGTGCAGGGAATCAAGGAAAGGCCAAAAACATTGGCGTTTGGAGCTTTCATAACTCCAACCAGGGGCAGGCTCACTTCGCCTTTTGGAAGAAGATGGGGCAGGATGCATACAGGCATAGATATAGCAGGCCCTATAGGGACTCCGATTGTTGCGGCTGACGGAGGCAAGGTTACGTTCGCAGGCTGGAAGGACGGATACGGAAAGATAATAATAATAAATCACGAAAACGGCTACCAGACATACTATGGGCATTGCAGCTCATTTAGCGTCAAAGCAGGGGACAGGGTCTACAGGGGACAAAACATTGGAGCCGTAGGCAATACGGGCAGATCGACAGGTCCGCATTTGCATTTTGAAGTGAGAAAAAACGGCACTCCTGTGAATCCGTCGAAATATATATAA
- the istA gene encoding IS21 family transposase, which yields MKGVIIDVDIYQKIREMSTIQGMSQRAIAKTLGISRNTVKKYCDGDSVPWERKEYNRKADILTDDVLKFILHCLEEDKSENINKQQHTARRIYQRLVTEKQFAGGESTVRLAVKRIKGNIPKSFIPLEFDPGEALQIDWGEATVYLDGIKNKINLFCARLCFSCAIFVMAFKHQNEESFLEGQQKAFEFFGGIPHKTIFDNAKVAVKEGFGQYAKIQNRYKAFSAHYAFQPLFCNIASGNEKGLVENLVGFSRRNFLVPVPRIKNLSELNSLLSEKCNEYKQHMIQGREGTVGMRLFQEASYFYSLPKYSFDTSKTAIAKVNEYSTVRFDKNNYSVPATLIGQEATIKAYGNEIRIHHKSAVVASYDRIYGPGGYTSYTLEHYMPLLERKPRSVFNAKPVRQAIQRDLLEWGMKFPNANRDTVKLLRLCLDYGTDRIIGIKNQIPATVSPTIDLVRSYLDGPVSNGVISVATDISVDNVDLSAYDAKFKVAVNG from the coding sequence ATGAAAGGTGTGATCATTGACGTGGACATTTACCAAAAGATTAGAGAAATGAGTACAATCCAGGGTATGTCTCAAAGGGCTATCGCTAAAACGCTCGGCATATCTCGCAATACCGTCAAAAAATATTGTGACGGTGACAGCGTTCCATGGGAACGCAAAGAATACAATCGTAAGGCAGACATTCTGACTGACGATGTATTAAAGTTCATTCTTCATTGCCTTGAGGAAGACAAATCCGAAAATATAAACAAACAGCAGCATACTGCAAGGCGCATATATCAACGGCTTGTAACTGAAAAACAGTTTGCCGGCGGCGAGTCAACAGTAAGATTGGCTGTAAAAAGGATTAAAGGGAATATTCCCAAGTCATTTATCCCATTGGAATTCGATCCGGGGGAAGCTCTCCAAATTGATTGGGGAGAAGCCACCGTGTATCTTGACGGGATTAAAAACAAAATCAATCTCTTTTGTGCAAGGCTATGCTTCAGTTGCGCAATTTTCGTAATGGCATTCAAGCACCAGAACGAGGAATCCTTCTTGGAAGGTCAACAGAAGGCATTTGAATTCTTTGGCGGTATTCCTCATAAAACAATATTTGATAATGCTAAAGTTGCAGTAAAAGAAGGCTTTGGCCAATACGCAAAGATTCAAAACAGGTACAAGGCCTTTAGCGCCCATTATGCATTTCAACCGTTGTTTTGCAACATTGCAAGCGGAAATGAAAAGGGCCTGGTTGAAAACCTTGTAGGATTTTCAAGAAGAAACTTCCTGGTTCCTGTTCCAAGGATAAAAAACTTATCAGAGCTGAATAGTTTACTATCAGAAAAATGCAACGAGTATAAGCAGCATATGATACAAGGACGTGAGGGAACTGTCGGTATGCGGCTCTTTCAAGAAGCATCATACTTCTACTCACTTCCAAAATACAGTTTTGATACAAGCAAAACTGCGATTGCAAAAGTAAATGAATACTCCACAGTAAGGTTTGATAAAAACAATTATTCAGTTCCGGCAACACTGATAGGCCAGGAAGCCACAATAAAGGCCTATGGCAACGAAATCAGAATACATCACAAGTCTGCAGTCGTGGCATCCTATGACCGCATCTATGGTCCAGGGGGCTACACCAGCTATACTCTGGAGCACTACATGCCACTTCTGGAACGAAAGCCACGCTCCGTATTCAACGCCAAACCTGTAAGGCAGGCTATTCAGAGAGACCTGCTTGAATGGGGAATGAAATTCCCAAATGCAAACAGGGATACTGTCAAACTTCTTCGATTGTGCCTTGATTATGGCACTGACAGGATAATCGGCATTAAAAACCAAATACCTGCTACGGTAAGTCCCACAATCGACCTGGTACGAAGTTACTTGGATGGTCCTGTATCAAACGGCGTAATATCGGTTGCAACGGATATCTCAGTTGATAATGTGGACCTATCGGCTTATGATGCCAAATTCAAAGTGGCGGTGAACGGATAA
- a CDS encoding ATP-binding protein: MLRSIRWKFITIYFLLVFIAMVIVGIFMTSQFEQYYLNKVRDDLKYISNNTVKKFLPQENLGQNRDNIQKDIERIPLSIGYQVIIVAAAADFEIVASSNPEIARMNALELLDDSVMLAASVGKISEKNVGFGDNGKYAVKHMAFPYKDKSGRVIGIIYCMANLDDIYNILDNSKVIFIRAIELGLLVTIILGFLVGTSITTPINDVTKKALKMAKGDFDQVVEVKSDDEIGQLGRMFNYLTAKLKQTLSEISSEKSKLDAIITHMADGLLAVDFMGGIVHLNPRFLEMMSLEGKAADAMDYEEIIGRYSKNLMLESILECGSDFGSEVVEVESGAILKVSFACIRDASREVSLIILVLQDITEHQKLDNMRREFVANVSHELRTPITTIKSYSETLLSGAVDDKATTMQFLKVIESETDRMALIVRELLQLSQLDTKNVDWKFEQVELVAFTSAIAKKFSLAFSEKNHNFIHMFPEEPVLIKADTNKLEQALQNILTNCIKYTPDGGDISLAVSSDDERAYIRIRDNGIGIPKEAMSRIFERFYRVDKARSRDMGGTGLGLSITKHIIEDHGGSISVESELGSGTIFILSLPLDKPV, encoded by the coding sequence TTGCTAAGGAGCATAAGATGGAAGTTCATAACCATATATTTTCTCCTTGTATTTATAGCCATGGTTATTGTAGGGATATTCATGACCAGCCAGTTTGAGCAATACTATCTCAACAAGGTCAGAGACGATCTCAAGTATATCTCAAACAATACCGTGAAAAAATTTCTGCCGCAAGAAAATCTGGGACAAAACAGGGACAACATACAAAAGGATATCGAAAGGATACCGCTTTCGATAGGATACCAGGTAATAATAGTAGCTGCAGCTGCAGACTTTGAAATAGTTGCATCGTCGAACCCTGAAATAGCGCGAATGAATGCGCTGGAGCTTCTTGATGATTCGGTTATGCTTGCTGCTTCGGTGGGCAAGATTTCAGAAAAAAATGTCGGTTTTGGCGACAACGGCAAGTATGCAGTAAAGCATATGGCATTCCCATATAAGGACAAGAGCGGCAGGGTCATAGGCATAATCTACTGCATGGCCAACCTGGATGACATATACAATATACTCGACAATTCTAAGGTCATATTCATAAGGGCAATAGAGCTGGGCCTTCTTGTGACCATAATACTCGGTTTTCTGGTGGGAACATCTATAACAACACCGATAAACGATGTTACAAAAAAGGCGCTCAAGATGGCCAAGGGCGACTTCGATCAGGTGGTTGAGGTCAAATCGGATGATGAGATAGGCCAGCTGGGCAGGATGTTCAACTACCTCACGGCAAAGCTCAAGCAGACGCTTTCTGAGATTTCAAGCGAAAAGAGCAAGCTGGATGCAATAATAACTCACATGGCTGACGGTCTTTTGGCGGTAGATTTCATGGGCGGAATTGTGCATCTAAACCCCAGATTTCTGGAGATGATGTCTCTTGAAGGCAAAGCTGCAGACGCCATGGACTATGAAGAAATAATCGGAAGATACAGCAAGAATCTAATGCTCGAGAGCATACTTGAATGCGGCAGCGATTTTGGCAGCGAAGTAGTGGAGGTTGAAAGCGGGGCCATACTAAAGGTCAGCTTTGCGTGCATACGAGATGCCAGCAGGGAGGTATCCCTCATTATACTTGTACTCCAGGACATAACAGAGCACCAGAAGCTCGACAATATGAGAAGGGAGTTCGTTGCCAACGTTTCGCATGAGCTGAGAACTCCAATAACCACAATAAAGAGTTATTCGGAAACCCTCCTCAGCGGCGCTGTGGACGACAAGGCTACGACCATGCAGTTTTTGAAGGTCATAGAGAGCGAAACTGACAGAATGGCGCTTATAGTAAGGGAGCTCCTGCAGCTTTCACAGCTGGACACAAAGAATGTGGACTGGAAATTTGAGCAGGTAGAGCTTGTGGCATTCACATCGGCAATAGCAAAAAAATTCAGCCTGGCATTCAGCGAAAAAAACCACAATTTCATACACATGTTTCCGGAGGAGCCCGTGCTTATAAAGGCGGATACTAACAAGCTCGAACAGGCCTTGCAGAACATACTTACAAACTGCATAAAATACACCCCGGACGGAGGAGACATAAGCCTTGCAGTATCATCAGACGATGAACGGGCTTACATCAGGATAAGGGACAACGGAATAGGAATTCCAAAAGAGGCCATGTCCAGGATATTTGAAAGGTTCTACAGGGTGGACAAGGCAAGATCGCGAGACATGGGGGGAACAGGGCTGGGACTCTCGATAACAAAGCACATAATAGAGGACCATGGCGGCAGCATATCTGTGGAAAGCGAGCTTGGGAGCGGTACGATATTTATTCTAAGCCTGCCTCTAGATAAACCTGTGTAA